DNA from Blastocatellia bacterium:
TAATGAGCGGCCCAAGGAGACGTCAAGCCGGGATAAAAAAACGCCTCGGCGGGGGATGGGAACCGCCGAGGCGAGACGGAGAAGGCAGAGGGGGCGATCCTAGGGATCACCCCCATCGCTGCCTTTCACCAGTTGATGCGCGCGCCGAACTGCACGATCCGCGGATCGTAGGCGCCGTTGTGAGCGCTGATACGACCGAAGTTGACGCTGTTGATGTCGGTCGTCGGCGCGCCGAAGCTCACCGTGTTGAAGAGATTGAAGAACTCGGCTCGGAACTCGAAGGTCGTCGCCTCCGTGATCCGCACGCGCTTGAGCAGGTTGAAGTCGAAGCGCCAGTAGCCGGGCGTGCTCAAGATGCCCTGCCCGAGTGAGCCCAGTCGTCCAGGCTGCGGATTGGCGAAGATGCTCGGAACGGCGCGTCCATCGGGTCCGATCAACGAGGGATCGAAGTAGAAGACCCCGGAGCCCGTCTTGCGCACTCGGACGAGCTTCTTCAGGTCTTCCGCCGTCATCCCGATGAGGTCCACGGTGTTGCCGCCCGAGCGTCCCACGCGGTTGATCGTTCCGCGCCCGGAGAAGATCGAGAGCGGTTGTCCCGTATAGGCGATGAAGATCCCGCTCATCTGCCAGCCGCCGAAGAGCTTGTCCACCCATCCGCTCGTGTTCAGGAAGCGCTTGCCTGAACCGAAGGGCAGCTCGTAGATGAAGTAGGCATTGACCCGATGCCGTGTGTCGAAGCTCGCGCGCCCGTACTCATAGCGCGGATCGCGCAAGGTGATGAACGCCGCGAAATTCGTGCTCGATCCGCCGAAGTCCGTGAGCGCTTTGCCGAAGGTGTAGTTGGCGTTGAACTGCAGCCCGCCCGAGAAGCGCCGACGGACCTCGATCTGCAGCGAGTGATAGTTGGACGAGGAGCCATTGGTGACCAAGTCCGAGAAGAACGTCTCAGGATTGACGACGAAGAAATTGATCGGGAGGTTGCCGCGTGGACCGGTCAGAGCATTGAGGAAGTTCAGGAAGAGCTGGCTGGCCAGTTCCCCGGCCTCGTTTTGGTCCAGGCGCAGGATGAAGGTCGAGTTGCCGAAGCCCGACGCAAGCGGCTGGCCGGCGAACAGCGTCTCGAAGATCGGCAGAGGAACTTGCCCAGGCAGTCCCTGATTATCAAACCGCGCTCCACGTCCCTGGGCTCGACTGATCGCCAGATTCCGTTGGGCATTCAGGAACTCCTGCAGGAAGCCGTTCTCGAAGACATTCGTCTCGTTGAGGTCAATGCCGCGCCAGAGTTTCACGCCGCGATTGCCCACATAGCTGATCTCCAGAGCGAGATTGGGCATCAGCTCGCGCCCGTAGCTGAGCGACCATGTCTGCACGTATGGCGTGCGCAGGTTCTCCGCGAAGCCGAAGATCCCGCTCCCTCGATTCTCGCGGAAGTTCTCCAGTTGCGGGATGGGGACGCGGAAGGTCGGAATAGTCGGCCTGGGCCAGCCGTTGCGCAAGGAGGTGAAGTTCGCTCCACCCTGGATCCCTTGCGCCGCCGTCGTCAACGAGACCGTCTTGGTGAATCCCGAGTTGCTTCCCAGGGCATTTGTGATCACGCTCACGCTCTCGAGCGAGTAGGCGATCGAGTAGCCGCCTCGAATCACGCCCTTGCCCGGTCCGCCGAAGAAGATGCGCGTGAACCAATCCCGGCCCTGCGGCGACCAAGCCAGTCCAAAGCTCGGCGCGAAGTTGTTGAGGTCCTCATTGAAGAACTTCCGCCCGTTGGAGGAGCCCGCCAGATCGAGCATCACCGGGGATCCGGTCATCACGCCGGGACGGAAGAGGTTCCCCTTGCCCGAGACACCGAAGTACGCTGCCTCACCGCCGACGGGCTGCAACGCCAGCCGATTCAATTGATCCGGCACGGTCATGTATTCGTATCGAATGCCGTAGTTGAGCGTCACATGCGGTCGCACGCGCCAAGAGTCGGAGAAGTAGAAGCCCCAGTACCGCTGCCGAATCCGATTGCGGAAGAACTCCCCCTCGACGAAGCCCGACGTCGGATCCTTCACGTTGAAGGTCTGCGAGACGCCCGAGATCTGCCCGATGAGAATCGCATAGACGTTCTGCGCCAAAGTGCGCGTCGCTGTCGTGCTCGCCGGGAAGGCCGCCGCCGGCAGGGACGAAGGATTAGCCGCACTGAAGCCAATGACGAGCGTTGGGATCGTCCCGGTCGTGTTCGTCGTTTGATGCCCGACGATCGAGCGGAAGTCGCCGCCGAAGCGGAGCGTATGCCGACCGCGAATCCAAGCGAAGTTATCGAGCCATTGGAAGTTCGATGTGTTGCGGTCGCTCGTGATCCCGATCAGGTGCGGGTCGGTGATCGTGGGAAAATCTACCCAGTAGAACTTCCCGCCCAGCTCGAACGCATCGAATTCGCGACCGAAAATAACCGGAGCGCGCTGGAACCCGAAGCGGGCCTCGTTCACCTTGTTGGGCCCGAACGTCGAGCGAACGGCGAACGAACCGGTCGAGCGCCACGAATCTTGGAATCCGCCCTTCATGCCGGGGAACATCGGCTCGAACCCGTTGAGCGTGTCGTTATCCGTGTCGAAACGAGCCAGGTGATAGATCGCCTCAGCCGTGTGCGTGTTGTTGATGCGCCAATCTACGCGCCAACTCGGCCGGATGACGCGGCTGAATGTCGGGACGTTCCATCGGAATCCTCCCGTGACCAGCCCATCCCCGATCTGGAAGTTATTCGGCAGTGGATACCGCTCGTTAATGATCCGCATAATGAATGGGTCGGGGCCAATGCCGCCTGCTTGGAAGAGGTTCACCGTCCGAATCTGGCCGCTGGTGTCGCGATACTGGAAGATCCCTTGACGCGCCTCGGCCGTCAGCACCGTTCGATTTCGCGTGACTTCACTCGCTGAGGTGGTGATGTCGAGCGAGGTGAACATGAAGATCTTGTTCTTGACGATGGGGAAACTCGCGCGTCCGCCGAACTGGTTGCGAATGAGCTTCTCGCGCGGCGTCCCCGTCAGGTTATTGAAGAACGAGTTGGCGTTCAAGACCGTGTTCCGATGGAATTCGAAGAGGCTGCCGTGAAACTCGTTGCTGCCGCTGGGCGTCACCAAACGAATGAAGACGGCGCCGCTTCCGGTCGCCGAAGCATCCGTCGTGCTCGTCGTGATGCTGAACTGCTCGACGTTCTCCACCGTCGGAGCGGAGATGATGAAGAATCCATCGCCCGAGCGGAGGAAGTTATCCTGCACGTTGATCCCGTCCTGCGTGATGTTGATGACCGATTGGCGCAAGCCGTTGATGCGCGACGCTCGCTCCCCACCCGAAGTTGTGACCCCAGCCGCCAGCGTTGCCAAGGTTATGGGATTTCGGGCGACCAGTGGCATGTCCAAGATCGGGCGCCGACTGATGACGGTCGTCAGCTCTTGGCTGGTCTTGGTGATGACCTCTTCGCCCGTCGAGGTGACGGTGACTTCCTCCACGACGCCGCCAACTTCCAGCTTGACGTCCACCGAGGCGTAGACAGCCACGTCCACGCGGATGTTCTCGCGCACGAATCTCTTGAACCCAGCAGCTTCAACCGTCAGGGTGTAAGTGCCGACCGGAAGCGCGGGGAAGATGAACACGCCCTGGGCATCGGTTTGCGTCGTCCACTTGGCATTGGTGGCCGTGTTGACCACCTCCACCTTCGCCCCGGCCAGGTACGCGCCCTGTGGATCTTGCACGGTCCCATCCAATCGCCCCGTATTGGCCTGTCCCCACGCGGTGGGGAAAAGTCCCAGGATCAGAAGGAGGAGTGAGATCATCGAAAGCCGTCTCAACATATTCGGCCCTCCTCAGTTTGGTTTGTACATCGTCTCCCGGCTTTTTGAAAGCAAATATTGTGCCGAAGATCTGTTTAAGCATTTGATGTCGAAAAATTAGGCACTTATCGGGATGAAGTGAAGGTCGGATGTTCAAATTTTCGGAAAAAGCATCCAGAAATTTGGACGTTCCCGAAAATCCCCACGAGGAGGAGAGGTCAGGGGACTTTGATGAAGCGCAATTCGCACCAGTGAACGCGCTCGGCGAAAAGGTGAGGATCCTGAGTCTTGAACCATTCGTGGCGTTGCCGATGGCAACTCGTGAGGATGATCTGATGCTCCCGCGAGAGGTCGCTGAGCAACAGCCGCATGAGTTGGGCGAAGCGCTCATCGTCGGAGTTCGCGAACGGTTCATCGAAGATGAGGGGGAGCCGACGGTCGCGCGAGAGGTAGCGGCTGACGGCGATGCGGGCAATCAGGCCGAGCTGCTCGCGCGTACCGAGCGACAGTTGGGAGCGGAATTGGTTCGTTTGTAGGATGCTCTCGCGCTCTTTGAGGGCGACGCGCAGCTCGAGCGTGCGCGGATCGAAATAGAGGGCGGCATAGTCGGTGGGGAGCGTTTGGAGCAGTTCTTGCGAAATCTGCGTGAGGGCATCGGCCCATTGGCCGTGAATCTCGTGGGCGATTTGTTCGAAGACCTCGAGCGCGCGCTGAATGGCTTTCTGAAATCCCTCGATGCGCTTGAGATGTCGCGCGAGTTCCTCTTCGCGTTCGAGCAATTCCGGACGTCGCTTTTCAAGGTGCGCGAGAGTCGCGGCGATCTGCGTCCGGAGCTGGAGCAACTCGTCGCGAAGGGCTCTCTCTTGCGCGCTCCACTGATCGGCCTCAGCCGCATATTCTTCAGCGGGGCGATCGGGCGTGTGAGAAGCGAGCGTGGGATCTTCGGCCTCTCGTCGGCGAAGGCTGTGGGCCGTGCGCTCACGACGCTCATGGAGCGCGGCGAGTTCGGGAAGTTTCTTCAAATCCCGTTGGACGCGTTCCAACTCGCGCCTCACCTGCTGCAAGCGTTCATGTTGCGCGACCCCGTCGCGGAAGCGCTTGCTGGCGGCTTCCAGGTCTTCCACCGAGAGATTCGTCTCCGCGAGATCGAGCACGCGGGCTTCCCGAAACAGCGCGAGGATCTGTTCGCGGTATTTCTGCTCCTCCTGCTGCTTGCTATCTCGCCTAGCGCGCGCGTGCGCAAGGCGTTGCTCCAACAGCGCCCGTTCGCGTTTCAGGTCCAATAGGCGATCGAGGTCTCGACCTAACTGTTCGATCTCCGCGAGCGTAAGCTCGGCGCTTGAGCGTCCGGCTCGATTCAGGAGCGCGCGGAGAAGATCTTGCTTTTGCTGAAGCTCATGCTCGTATTCGCGAAGAGCAGCTTGCTCGAGAAACAGCGGATGTAGTGCCGCCGTCAAAGTCTCCAGTTGCGCGCACGCCTGCGCCAAAGCTTCCCCCGAGTCCAAGCTCGTTCGCGCGAGCAGCGGGCGCAGTTGTGCCTCAAGGTGCGCGCACTCGGCGCGCAGGGATTCGATCTCCTGCCGAAGACGATCAGCTTCTGCTTGGGCTCGCGTCCATTCGTATCGGCGATGGGTTCGAGCGATCCGACGAAAGAAGAGCCAAAGGCCGAACCACAGAACTATCAGGAGGCTGAGGATCACGCTCACGCGTCCCCACTCAAGAATGGTGGCCATGAAGTAGGGGAAGATTCCCAACTGTATGAGCAAGAGCCAACGTCCTGCCCATTGACGCCAGCGCTCGCGCTCTCGCTCGATCTCCTCGCAAACGGCTAGGTGCTTTCGCTTTTGATCTTCAGCGAATTCGATCCGGCGTTCGAGATCGCGCCGATGCGCATTGGCATCGAGGACGCGCCGACGTTCCTCCGGCTCAAGTGCGCCCACTCGTTCATGCCATCGCTCGAACTCTTCGAGGTGAAAACCACGCTCGGCGAGTTTCTGCTGCTCGATGTGCACCTTCTGCTGCTGCTGATGGATTCGCTCCTGGAGTTCTTTGTACTGCTCAGCGAGCGCGATCAGGCGCTCGCGATCTTCCGACGTGAAGGATGCCAGCGCGCCCAGAGCCTTCTCCTCCTGTTGGATCTCGACGTATCGGCGATGCCCATCATTCAGCTCCTTCTCGATCTCCGCGCGCTCGTGCGCGATCTGTCGGAGGGCCCCCATCCATCGTTCCAGGTTCGCGAGCTGCGCCGCTGGGAACGTCTCGTAAGGCGCGAGCGCCTCGCACGCTTGCTGCAGGCGATGTCGTTCCGCTTCGAGAGCTTCCCGCTGCTCCTGCAAGCGCTGCAACCGTTCGTATTCGGCGCGCTCGCGCAAGTAATGCGCGAGCTGCTGTCGCCGGCGGGCGTCTTCGATCTCCCGTTCGATCTCTTGGATTCGGAGAAGCTGCGGCTCGATCTGCTGACGCTTGCGCTCCAAATCTTTCAGCTCTTCGGTGATCTTATCGAGCTCGTCCTTCGTGCGTTTGAATTCGGTTTCGATATGCAGCGATCCCTTCCCCATACGGGACGCCGGGAATTGCTCGAGTGCTTTCTTCAAAGCATCCATGGCTTCGGCAGCCGTCCGATCTCCGGCCTCAGCGTCGGCGATTCGCTGCAGGTGCGCCGACAGATCGCTCAGATCGGGGGGAGCGTGAAGCACGGCTTGCCGCACCAAACACGTGTTCAGGAATTGATCGCGCGAGAGGCCGAGGAGAACTTCTCCAATCTCCTTTTGCTGCCGCACGAATTCCTCCGTGATCTCCCGTCCGCCTTCGTCGAGGTTGTAAACGCGCGCGATGCCGCGTGCGAAATCCCGGAAGATGCGCAGGCGCGTCCCGAGAGCGCGCACCTCCAGACTCACTTGGTAAGGCCCGCCGTCATCAGGGCGATAGGCCTCTTTCTCTGAGAGCGTCGCCGAGGTCGTGCGCTCGCGCGGAGGGAAGCCGTAGAGCGCCGCCACAATGGCGGCGATGATCGTACTTTTGCCGAATTCGTTCTCCTCGACGAGGAGGTTGACTTTCTCCGGATCGAAGACGATCTCGCGATTCCGCAGCTTTCCGAAGCCGATGCAGCGAAGGCGTTCGATCTTCATCGGCTCTCCCTCCTTCGGACGATCCTCGCCGGACGCGACGTTCGAAAGACGAGCTA
Protein-coding regions in this window:
- a CDS encoding AAA family ATPase, coding for MKIERLRCIGFGKLRNREIVFDPEKVNLLVEENEFGKSTIIAAIVAALYGFPPRERTTSATLSEKEAYRPDDGGPYQVSLEVRALGTRLRIFRDFARGIARVYNLDEGGREITEEFVRQQKEIGEVLLGLSRDQFLNTCLVRQAVLHAPPDLSDLSAHLQRIADAEAGDRTAAEAMDALKKALEQFPASRMGKGSLHIETEFKRTKDELDKITEELKDLERKRQQIEPQLLRIQEIEREIEDARRRQQLAHYLRERAEYERLQRLQEQREALEAERHRLQQACEALAPYETFPAAQLANLERWMGALRQIAHERAEIEKELNDGHRRYVEIQQEEKALGALASFTSEDRERLIALAEQYKELQERIHQQQQKVHIEQQKLAERGFHLEEFERWHERVGALEPEERRRVLDANAHRRDLERRIEFAEDQKRKHLAVCEEIERERERWRQWAGRWLLLIQLGIFPYFMATILEWGRVSVILSLLIVLWFGLWLFFRRIARTHRRYEWTRAQAEADRLRQEIESLRAECAHLEAQLRPLLARTSLDSGEALAQACAQLETLTAALHPLFLEQAALREYEHELQQKQDLLRALLNRAGRSSAELTLAEIEQLGRDLDRLLDLKRERALLEQRLAHARARRDSKQQEEQKYREQILALFREARVLDLAETNLSVEDLEAASKRFRDGVAQHERLQQVRRELERVQRDLKKLPELAALHERRERTAHSLRRREAEDPTLASHTPDRPAEEYAAEADQWSAQERALRDELLQLRTQIAATLAHLEKRRPELLEREEELARHLKRIEGFQKAIQRALEVFEQIAHEIHGQWADALTQISQELLQTLPTDYAALYFDPRTLELRVALKERESILQTNQFRSQLSLGTREQLGLIARIAVSRYLSRDRRLPLIFDEPFANSDDERFAQLMRLLLSDLSREHQIILTSCHRQRHEWFKTQDPHLFAERVHWCELRFIKVP
- a CDS encoding TonB-dependent receptor, with translation MLRRLSMISLLLLILGLFPTAWGQANTGRLDGTVQDPQGAYLAGAKVEVVNTATNAKWTTQTDAQGVFIFPALPVGTYTLTVEAAGFKRFVRENIRVDVAVYASVDVKLEVGGVVEEVTVTSTGEEVITKTSQELTTVISRRPILDMPLVARNPITLATLAAGVTTSGGERASRINGLRQSVINITQDGINVQDNFLRSGDGFFIISAPTVENVEQFSITTSTTDASATGSGAVFIRLVTPSGSNEFHGSLFEFHRNTVLNANSFFNNLTGTPREKLIRNQFGGRASFPIVKNKIFMFTSLDITTSASEVTRNRTVLTAEARQGIFQYRDTSGQIRTVNLFQAGGIGPDPFIMRIINERYPLPNNFQIGDGLVTGGFRWNVPTFSRVIRPSWRVDWRINNTHTAEAIYHLARFDTDNDTLNGFEPMFPGMKGGFQDSWRSTGSFAVRSTFGPNKVNEARFGFQRAPVIFGREFDAFELGGKFYWVDFPTITDPHLIGITSDRNTSNFQWLDNFAWIRGRHTLRFGGDFRSIVGHQTTNTTGTIPTLVIGFSAANPSSLPAAAFPASTTATRTLAQNVYAILIGQISGVSQTFNVKDPTSGFVEGEFFRNRIRQRYWGFYFSDSWRVRPHVTLNYGIRYEYMTVPDQLNRLALQPVGGEAAYFGVSGKGNLFRPGVMTGSPVMLDLAGSSNGRKFFNEDLNNFAPSFGLAWSPQGRDWFTRIFFGGPGKGVIRGGYSIAYSLESVSVITNALGSNSGFTKTVSLTTAAQGIQGGANFTSLRNGWPRPTIPTFRVPIPQLENFRENRGSGIFGFAENLRTPYVQTWSLSYGRELMPNLALEISYVGNRGVKLWRGIDLNETNVFENGFLQEFLNAQRNLAISRAQGRGARFDNQGLPGQVPLPIFETLFAGQPLASGFGNSTFILRLDQNEAGELASQLFLNFLNALTGPRGNLPINFFVVNPETFFSDLVTNGSSSNYHSLQIEVRRRFSGGLQFNANYTFGKALTDFGGSSTNFAAFITLRDPRYEYGRASFDTRHRVNAYFIYELPFGSGKRFLNTSGWVDKLFGGWQMSGIFIAYTGQPLSIFSGRGTINRVGRSGGNTVDLIGMTAEDLKKLVRVRKTGSGVFYFDPSLIGPDGRAVPSIFANPQPGRLGSLGQGILSTPGYWRFDFNLLKRVRITEATTFEFRAEFFNLFNTVSFGAPTTDINSVNFGRISAHNGAYDPRIVQFGARINW